ATTTACAGTCTCCCCTCCACCCCTTATACGGTATGGTTTAGTCTCTATGTGAATAATTATCTCCCTCAGGTTCATGGTCAAGCACCTGACAGATCTGCTCACCTCGCACACGCCTCAAGACGCAGCTGCCGATCGGCCAACGAGACACGAGGATGCTATCTTCGACGAGATCAAGGAGAAATTCCCCATCATCGTTTTCTCCTGTGTGCAACTCGCGAGCAAACTGTCTTTGCACAGTCACGTGAGTTCAGAGATGTCGACCATTGATAACTTTCATTTCCCCGTAATtgaaagataataaaagaaaataacctcCCATAATcgatcctatttttttttttttttagataatcaCAAACTCGACTGCAGTGCACTTTCTGCATTCGGTCGGCCTCAGCGTCTCCAAGCAGACCCTCTTTGAATCAGAGATGATGATCTTGAAAGGACTTGAATTCAGACTAAATTCCCCAAATCCTCTGACGTACGTGGAATCACTTCTGGAGGTCCTCGGTAAGATatcgtgaacacacacaaacaagaaactGGGCTCATATCAATACGTGTAGATGCTCTTTTGTTGTCATGTAAACTTTTGTAGGACACAATGAGCCGTGCGTCCCTGTGGAGCGGCTGCACGACTTGTGCCGCCACGTTCTTCAGTTTGTCAGTCTAGAGAGGACTGACGTCTACGACTCACTGCTGAAGACCACCACTCAGTGTGTCAGCCCGTCCAGAGAACAGAGGTactacatttatatttataaaccCAGGGACACTGGTGGTTACCGTCATGGCAGAGCAGACGAGCAGCTGAGAactcttgtgttgttttggtttcaaatCCTGTCTTATTGTCTTAATATtcgctctatctctctgtgtcttaaTGTTGTTAGTGAGTGCAGTTATTAAAACtggaataacattttttatggCCACTTGGAGTCAGCAGAAAcaagctgtgaacacaacattgacatattaTCAACTTTTgaaactacagtgtgtaatatttgggggcatctggtggtgaagttgaaAACAGCAACCAACTGTGTGTCGTCTCGTctcgaacccccccccccccccccccacacacacacacttcctgagCGCTCAGGACCACACACCAAACTACTTGCTACGATTTATGTTGTTCTACAACTACGTCAAGTGTcgttttctgcttcctgttttctcttcttctctgacgAGGATTCCTACTCTCCCACCTTCTGTgctaataaataataagtatcatcctccattttgtgaactCTGGCTTCTCAAACTTGTTCGCCTGCACCGTCgaccgacacagacacactgaagaCGCACAACCATTGTTctttgcaggtgattatacataaatTAACAGTTatagacaatatattaaatttctcttaataagttcttctaaatattacacactgtagctgtaAGTTTACTTGGTGAACTTTAGCAAACAGTGTCCAGTTTACACATCAATCAGACACAGAATAGTCTCAAAATGACgttaacccttttttttaaaacagagagAAGTTTGCGACAGTGACTGAAGACTGCATGCTTCTTGGTGTTGTTGTCATCGCCGTGGCTACCTTCATCTTCTCCGTCACAAAATGGGAACAGGTGAAACACAAGTGGTTTGTATATATGAAAGCTGTATTTGTTCTCAACATCAATTCACAAAATATTGTGACAAATATATTCTGTacaaactgttttatttatttatatatttatgaagACTTCCTTTCTTCTCGTGCATCGCAGGTTGTGGAAGAGCTGAGCCATATCACAGGAATCTCAAGCAGGAGCATCCACGACTTCGCTCACGTGATACTCACACATATTGTTCGACCCAGTTCTCAGTGAACACGGCGTTGTACTGTCACTGTTTACTGTGGACTTTGTGTCTTAGTTGTAGATGTTGGGGCAGAACATGGATCACGCATCCTAGTGACATGTTTGACATAAGAAACAGGGACTTCACTGcaatttaacaaaatgttgacaaaagaaaaaaatactcacCTGTTTGTCAGTGACTGACATGTTTAAGATTATTTTGATTGTGAATTCTATAAAACCATATATGTCAGTGCAGATTACTTTCTAAATCTTGTTTAGCAATTAACACTTGACACtctgtaaaatgtaatatatattcTGCATTAAACAATAACTTAACCTCAACATAATGTGTATTTCCACTGATTTTACATTACCCCCGACACATTGATCAATTCCTTTTAATTGAGAGCATCTtgatttaaaataagaaaagataaaataagataattcTTTATTAGTCCCATTACAGTCccgttacagcagcaaaggggatAGTAGAAATAGAtacatcattaaaaatgtaataaatatgtaaacacgcaatataaacacaagggAATATAAAAACTATGTATAATGTAATATACATTGTAAGATATACATACAGTGTTTATTATAATACTTGTGTGTAGTTTCACAAAAAGGCGTTGGGGGTTGAGGATCCAGTGTTGGATGTCTCCAGtgagtctcctcctccctctgattCTTCAGAGTCTCATCATTATCACACCGACGATATCCGAATCCAGGAATAGGATGAATAACCTCACTTGATTCCAAATAAAGATTTTAATTTTGCAAATCCTACGCCCATGTACACAAACAGAACATCatagaatattttcttttaaaggagagaggaagaaacaaaagaaaacagattggCAGCCTTTtctaaaatgaaatggaatcTCAAATGATGAATCATTTGAAAGCTGTTTCATGACTTTCCTGCGCAAATTAAGTTCATTATCATATTGCTGTTATAATATAACACTACAATTTCACACTCTATACTCATAAAATGCAGATGATCACCTTTGtctttttactctctctctttgttgctaTCTTTTTCGAGACCGGGGGTCTTGAGCGGTGTAGTTCCCCGGAGCAGGACATTCTTGAAcatgttcttcctcctccttctccatcaTCCGATCCCTGCACATTCAGATTATCTGAGTTTGTTCACTTGACATTGTTGACGCATTTGGCCCGACTGACAAACTGCAGGACATGAGTGACGGAGAAAGTGTTCTGGGAAGTGTGTCATCATCggactcctcctcttcagatTCTCCAGACAGTTAATCAGAAATGTGGGAAGATGTGAGGGGGACCCACAGCGTTTGTTTTGTGGAGAAGGTGTTCCATCTTGTTCTTGCTCTTCCGGATGTCTcggctttgtgtttgtttgctcgcTTCCCCCTCGCGGGTGGACCCGTCTAATACACCGGCGTTGGTCCCATGCTCACATCTGTGATTGCTGTGATGCCGTGCAGGGTGTACAGCACTTTGTTGCCTcgaaaagaaggagaaggggaatGTCTGTGTTCCAGGACATTTTGTCTGGCAATAAAAACACGGCCACAgtaaaacaaacccaaacaagaTATTAGGAAACGGTAGAGAGGCCTAAACGTGTAAATGGAGGAAAAAGGTAACAGCAGCAGGTAGTAAGGAAACCCGGCCAGTTGAGCCCTGCAGTTTCGAAAACCAATCCCAGGGAACGTACATCTGGATGCCAGGGGGCTTTCCTCTCTTTGAAGTGTCTGCCAGCTCTGCAGTAATGCTCTGGGTTCCACTGGAGAAAGCTGCGAGGCAGGACACCGAGCCTTTGTTCCGTAGGCTCCCCGGCTCAGACGAAGCACTTTTCCCAGCGCCGCATGGGgctgggtggtgtgtgtgtgtgtgtgtgtgtgtgtgtttgtctgtgtgtgtgtttgtctgtgtgtgtgtgtgtgtgtgtgtgtgtgtgtgtgtctgtgtctgtgtgtgtgtgtgtgtgtgtgtgtgtgtgtgtgttgggggggggggggggtagggtgACTGCAGGTGGCAAGCAAAGAGGGGTTTGGAGTCTGGCTGTCTATGAAAAGCTGTATGTCTTGAAAGAGTTTTTCGATCGCTGCTGTTACGCAACGTTGTGAGCGTGTGTTCCACGGCGATTGTGATTGTCACTTAAGCCTCTTTCAGACACGAACTGTAGACAGTTTTGCCAGAGTTTGACGTTCTCATGTGACGAattgcagcaggagattgttcgGGGTCGGACTCATTGGCGCCCACAGACAACATTTCCAGGGCCTTCGGGCGACGGATGGAGTTCACTCGCTTGTGAATCACCTGGACAATCTTCCCGCTAAAATGGGCTCGTCTCCGTTGCACCCACGACATATTCAGTGTGACTGAGGTTTTTTTCAGCACCGGGATGCTCCCAGTTTTAAGGTACAACTCGTGTACTGTGACATAACAGATGGCAGCCGGCTATCGTGCGGAAAAGCATCTGCAGACTCGGATGTCATGAAGTGTGAAATCCTCTTGGAGAAGGCGAGACTGTCGGAGTGTGTCACACCTGTTTCCCCTGTCAGGTGTGTTAACCGTGTGTGTGGTCGGCTGCTGCTGACTGAGGTGGCGTTACAACCTCAGACTGGCACGGTTAGGAGAGGAAACACTGCCTGTTTTGGCAGCCACAAAGTTTCATGGTACtgaatttatttcaatttttacatttatcatAAGATTAGTGTAAAACGTtcggaaagagagagagagaaaacaagaagtAACCATAAAAATCCCAAGCAAATGAACCTTTGGGCCTCAAAGTCGACATAATGTTTCAACCTCAGACTGATGCATTCGTCCACACGTTgctatgaaatgtgaaaatatgtcaaacagatatcatatattatattagaACATTAGAAATTGACAAGGGGGAAAGGCGATATGAGGAAagtatgtggacaaaaaaaagcacaatggcAGATAAGatacaaactgtttttaaaaatgaaaaaaaaacatgtccaaGAGTTAACCATGTGAATACTCATTGTAATTTTAGTTCaggaaaaatgtaaagttttcaAGGAAATtagtaaatctgtttttttagaaatatttgtaggaaaaaatatgtaaatgtataacCTTCACCCACCCCAAGACAGATTTACAATTTATTAAGTCTCATACTTAAAGTACAGCTGTTTAAACAAGACCAGTAAGCAGttcattttactgtatttttaaagaaaggTACAGAAATACGTTGACTCACAGTGTCAGATCGATTACATACATGATAACGATGataattaattgttttaatatgCTTCACAATGAATATAGAACACATGTAAAACCTGTGACTCTGTCTTTAGTCGGACCGAAGATGAAGtatgtgatgttgttgttaacACCCGCCTGGTATTTTTGTCCAAATGATGCGTTTCCATGGAGATTCCATGCATGTGTTAAACAGATGCTCCCCCACGGAGACGTATAGAACAACTTCACAACTGGTCGCTTCACATTTAAGGTGAACTTGATggtttttgatgttgttgtttttttaaaaacttatttaaaaaaaatcattgagcCTCAGGTTGCAGTTCACCTCGTGCCAAAATATTGTTTCAGTATTTGCCGCACTGGAAATAACAGTCCTCGGGGAATTTGACTTTACCAAATGAGCGAATCAGCTCTTTAGGGATCTGCCCTGTCTCCCCCTAGCAACTGTTGCTATGCTCACTGTTGCTACTGCTATGTTTGGGAGAGAGTCGGAGCAGCCttgccttttctctttgttgctgttgtgctattatgatgttaaaaaaaaaaaaaatcctattcaGTAATTGCTTTTTGTTGAGttttaatcaaacacacaaaagcccaAACACATAATGATGCACTTGGTTCTACATGAATTAAGTTATCAGTACCACTTTCTGACAAGAAACCATTCATAAGCTAACGACTTTATGAATAGTTAACAAATCACTTAGCCTATACTATCGTGATCTGGTATTATGCATCACGGTTATTCCCACATCAGACgcacatttaatattttcaatttcGTTCACATCAACGCACATTTCTGCTTCCTCGTGACACATTGCTGATAAAAAGACCCTGTGATCTTTCAGATGTTCATCTCAGCATCACatctgaaaatgatttcaaagaAACCCGCTGCCATcgcacagttttctttttgccagAGGAGCTCGAGCTCCAGCGGAGTCAGGCCTCATCGGGTCACGggtctctctcctctggctgCACGACGGTACCCGCCACCTCACCTCACTTCCGCTCAGTGGTCTCGGTTGAAGGGACCTGCGCACGTTCTCGCtctttatattcttttttattcagaTGTAGGGAAAGTAcagtggaggacagagagagagagagagagagaacgctgCTGTGACAGGGTTTGATTCAATGCCAGTGGATTtgtggggaggaggtggtggtggtttcCACTGCGACCAACTCGTCCatcacactcactgacacacacacacacacacacacacacacacacacacacacacacacacacacacacacacacacacattgtgtcagATTCCCTGCACCAATGCCTGTTACCAGGGCCTCCCTCAGGTATTTCTCAAAACCatttgcagagtgtgtgtgtttgtgtgtgtgtgtgtgtgtgtgtgtgtgtgtgtgtgtgtgtgtgtgggggggggggggggggttaaactACAAATATGCCCTTTGGCAGCTTTGCTATGTCTGCCAACTGAAGGGTATATTTAGGTACATTGCTTACAAGCCGAGGCGTTGGCAAGTGTCAAACACGGGAGCAAAGGATTACCTTCTTCCTCAGAGACTGTGCAATTAGTTTTTAGGATGTAGAGCACATCGGATCCAATTTTTGCTTCTTAGAGTAGCAGTATGTGAATCATCCCTTCATTTGTTAAATGATTattgaaaaaaccccaaacaaaaaccccaaaaaagaaaaggactcGGAGTGGTACTGTAACTCCGTGACGCGCACACTTGAACGGACAGAGGGCCAGTTCACTCGTGATCCGATGAAGTTCATTCACTGTGTCTTTGCCGGGCCGCTGGAGAAGGTGTAGTCCGCAGGAATCGGTGGAGCTCGAAAAAGTGAATATACTCTGTGAAAAAGAAGCGGCACGGCAGTCACAGACAGTTGACAACTGTATAGCTGAAGTGGCTGTACAGTACCACTTGAGTTAACCTCCAAATACTGTCCACGGCGAATTAATCATTCAATATAAGAATAAGAAGATTACAGCCAATGCCAGTTAAGGAAATCATCATTCGCTTCATAGTCAGGACGAAGCAGCACTTCACGTGGTGGAAGATAAAAAGATGTGAAATAGAACCGCAAATATAGATTGTTCCCTATACATTCTTGATTTGATTCTTTGTGTGTATTAGTTTAATTATGATAAAATCCATTGAGGCCTCACACGTTCAGGTCAATCAGCCCAAGGCCTTTAACTCCTAATGCCACGATCGAGCGCTTACAGTGTGTGTAGTTCATTTTTCGCTCCGTGCACCTTCCCCCTGATTGTAATTCCGGCTGAGAGGCCTGTAATTTTATTGACTGATGGAGGGAAGAGGTCAAGATAATGTCTGACACCGGCACAACCTTTTGTCCATCCATCATTACAAAATGGCAAATGGCCGTGTGCTCCACCGGGGCCGGGGCGGGAGGGGGAGGAATTGAAGTTTGATTGGCATCGACCTTGTTTCCCTGTAATAATTATGAATGATTTAGGGTATTAGTTCCTCCTTTCGTCATAAATAATTCATCAGACCTGCCTTCCACccccactgactgactgactgactgactgactgactgactgtctaactgactgtctgactgtatgactgactgactgactgactgactgtctgtctaactgactgtctgactgtatgactgactgactgactgactgtctatctgactgactgactgactgactgactgactgtctgtctaactgactgtctgactgtatgactgactgactgactgactgtctgtctaactgactgtctgactgtatgactgactgactgactgactgtctgactgactgactgactgactgtctaactgactgtctgactgtatgactgactgactgactgactgactgactgtctgtctaactgactgtctgactgtatgactgactgtctgactgtatgactgactgactgactgactgtctatctgactaactgactgtctgactgtctaactgactgtctgtctgactgtctgtctgactgtatgactgtctgactaactgactgtctgactgactgactgactgtctaactgactgtctgtctgtctgactgtctaactgactgtctgactgactgattgtctgtctaactgactgtctgactgactgtctgactaactgactgtctgactgactgactgtctaactgactgtctgtctgtctgactgactgactgactgtctaactgactgactgactgtctgtctggctgactgactgactgtctaactgactgtctgactgactgtctgactaactgactgactgtctgactaactgactgtctgactgactgactgactgtctaactgactgtctgtctgtctgactgtctaactgactgtctgactgactgattgtctgtctgtctgactgactgactgactgtctgattgtctgtctggctgactgactgtctgactgactgactgtctgattgtctgactgactgactgttgcTGCTGAGCTCCGTCTGCTCGCACTGGGATTTCATCTGCGTCAAATCGCACAGATTAAAACCAGATTAATACCGGAAATACagtgatacccccccccccccaaaaaaggcgGGGTgatatgacatttatttttctataactCTCGTGCGTTTTTGGATTTCGTTCTGATTTCGCATCCGGCGCCGCGCTCCGTTGcggtggttttattttgaaaatataccACACCGGAAGTGGTTCTTTTGATCGCCGCGCTCGACTTGACGCAGTGCTCGGGCAGGTCAGCGCTCCATGTTGCGGCGCTGCGTGGCACTGACTGGgggcagcaccaccaccaccacctcctccaccaccgcctcggctgactgcaccacacacacacacacactctctcacacacacacacgttgtgaaTGGCCGCGACACTCGGCACATTCGGCGGGCGACACGCAGCCGTCGCTCCGGCCACCGCGACCTGCTGCAGCCGCAGACGGAGCCTGCGCCTCGTTGTGAAGGTTTAAACCCCGCGAGTGTCGCATCTGTGCGCGTGTGACCGGACGCCTCCTGCCGCTGTGATCGGTgcattttattcctttttttcacccccCGAGCTCTTTGGGACGCGGCTGGGAGAAACGTGCGGCAGAGCGGGTCGCTGCGTCCGGACCGAGGAGGCGCACGgagctgcggaggaggaggaggaggaggaggctgtgacAGGCACAACAACAAAGGTTCAAgtgtgacaggaaaaaaaaggtaaatcaaTCAAATGCTTCTTTTCAACAGCAACTTCTGCTGTTTCTCATGTTAAAGTTTATTCCATAATAATCCCTTATAATGACAAATAACATGTTGGAGGTGTCAGGCTTCATCATGCGGACCCATAGAGCCTCCATATattcttttccctctgctcGGCTTCTAGGCAGCTCAGCCCATCAACGCCCCCCAGGAGTGGTTAACGAGGTGGACTTATAGCTGCTCCTTTGTGCCCAACAGCAGCCGCAGACTGcaacatgtgtgcatgtgtttccaCTAGAACCATGTGCAGcacactgttgtgtgttttcttcagcaTGACTTCAGTAATCGGTGGGGGTCAGGGACGATCACATCATTTGCAGAtggtttgaaaaacacaaacttacCTCGTCACCTTGTGTCGCGGATGTATAGACACATAAAGACAATTACAGGCTGCGTTTCTCTCCTCTATGCGTAAACCCTATGCTCTCAACGTATGGACGTGGGGGGTTCGCCCACCCAGACAACAAAAACTGTCCATAAAGTGAAATGAGGGGGTTTTATATGGGAGAAGCATGTTCTTACTTGTTCAGTGGCTTCAGGCCATGCAGCGCCCAGCATGGTCTGCACAGCCTATTATCTGACATCTGGTGCCTCTCGACAGGGACTCGTGCGGTAATAGTATGTTTTCTACAAAGGCTGTTAATCTGTGTAATGCCTGTTGTTTGCAAAGGGGAAAACGCTTATTTGCCCCCTGACGaacgccaccaccaccaccaccatcgtcCACCTTATGTGGTGGAAAATGATAATTCTGCTTTGGATGGGCAATGCTGTGAGGAGTGAGAACCCTGGCACTGgcagtagttgtttttttttaaaggtgacatgaTGTACAAACATcactttgtcagtgtttgtgcacatgcatgttgtgtgtctgtggagcctgccgtCCCACGAGCTGTGAAGAAAGACCACCCTGCCGCGTGTTCGTGGggcagcctggctctgaacaactggttccgACTTCTCTcccgctgtgatgtcacagttggactcttttgggggtgACCCCGCCCGCAATCTGAGAATCCACACTTCTCGGGTGGAGtgggcgtgacatttcctgctCGTTTTGAAAATCGCTCGATCAATCACAACAGGCTggcccagctggccaatcagaggagactgggggtttatcgggagggggcggggcttaaagaaatccaggtgttttagcCACgggggtgaaaagaggagctgcaggaatgggcagtgtgaggacaccgatgccttttctgaacatcagagcatgtaaacccCTTTTCAAGTGGCGACCCAAAAAAGTACGATCCTGAATGTGAGCCGAATATGTCACCATGTTGCACGTTTGCTCAGTTATATGGTCGGGGTTGAACGTGTGAGACTCGCAAAGCTGTCACTGAGCACAGTTTACTCACGGTCTTTACGGCATCCGGAGAACTGCTGCGATAGAACCAGAAAAGTAGGTCTGCAGACGGGCTGAGATTTGAGCACCAGTACTCATGGTTTTTGTATGAGGCCTGAGAtgcctgctgccgccgccgtctCGCTGtactttgagaaaaaaaaaaaagaaagaagagaaaattcaAGTTCTTGGTTGTCAGCTCGACTCGGCGTAGATAAAAGACACTCATCCTCaaagcttttctctctctcatcacatCAGTGACATgtgctagtttttttttctttctgcgttTCTCCCGCTACACATCAGTCCTGACACACATCTGTGAGTTCACGGCGTGGAGTCGTTTCCATTATGAGATCAcggatggggttttttttttcacccgtCGACCAGCCATCAACTCTCTCTTCTCACAGCGCGGGCCAACACAGTCCCTCCTGTCACGCTCGCTGACGGGCCAGGGGTTAAAACAAGAGGAACACTCCACTGCAGCGGACGGGCGAAGGATTTCTCAGGAACTTCATTTGACACAAAACAGCCTTCGGCCATTTCACGTTGCACTGAAGAAAACCTGCGGTATGAATAAATCACGCCTCAAGTCTTTGAATACAAACCGACTCTAAAAGTAGCCGCGCTTAACTCGCGGTGTCAGTGTTGCACCGGATTGTTCGCGATTTATTGTTGACAGCAAAACTGTCATCGGACATGGAAGGAGCAGACGTTTTTTAGTATTTCAGTTTACGCAGCACATGAAATCTTGCGCGCGTCTTACACTTTGCATATTGTTGATTGGTACAGTTGGTCGGTTAGATGCAGAAACATCACGGTTATTTCTTAATAGACGATTGTGCTTCTGTAGAACAGCTGACAGTTTTGTCCCTTGCCATTTTACAACAAGCCTCTGTAATTGTTCAGGGAGGCCTCTCTCCATCCGAGAAGAACCAACGCATCGGTGGTTTCAGCAAGCGTCCGccaacgacgacaacaaaatAATGTACGTCCACACTGAAAAGTCCTGTTGGCACGACCATGATACTTCTATAACCCTACCATGAACTCAAACGCTGCTCGATGAGCATCCACGACCGAGCCAGACAGCACCGGCCGGGTGTCGCCCTCCCAATCTTATCAGCTCTGAAAGTGTGAGATTGTTTCCTGcactgggggggaaataaatgtgTCGTCCTCTGGGATGTTTTGATTCACTTCCCCGAGCGTTGAGgcaaatgtctctctctctctctctctctctctctctctctctctctctctctctctctctctctctctctcgctgtgatGCCGATTTAATCAGGAAAAACAGTCGAGGAAACAGGGAGAAgcctgttggggggggggatgcaaaGCTTTCCAGTTTCCAGCATGATTGTGGGGCGACGGGGACTTGTTGATGAATGGCAGCATATTGAAAACACACTCTCATACTAATCATATACATACAAATGCGTCTTCATAGAGGGAATTGCCTCATTCGGGAGAAAATCCTAGATGGTGCACTACCTCCGTTTAATGAGGGACAGATTCTCCCGCAGGCATGTCCCCTTGTTGTCGGCGTGGCCCCTCAGTGTGTCACAGTGGCGCGGAGAAGGCGTCTTCTTAGCGCTTCATTATTTCTTGTTAGTGAACGGACTCCGGCCGTTTCGCCCTGCGGCTTTTTCCCCGGCTCCTCCGTCACAGGATCATAAAGTTCCGGTGAGCTGTCGTCCATCCTTTTGTCTCCCGTTCTCCTGTGCAGCTGTTTTTGGCAGCGAAAGTTGCGGAAGTCCTCCGTtccgtgtctgaaagcagcttgagaGTCGGCGACGTTCATTGAGATCTGATTCCCTGGTGTTCGGAATCAGGCCCTCTGTTGATGCAGTTCAGTCTCAGGCGGCTGACGTTGTTTTCGGGAATCGTCCGCCACAAGTGTCACTTCCCATCGCTTCTCCGTCGCTGTGTTATTGCAGAGGAGCGCGTTCGACAGAACCGCAGCGCTGCAGcgttgtgagtgtgtgcagtttgtgcgGTGAGCGAACCGCGATTggaaaaaaagccagaaaacAGAATAGATTTGAAGAAAGACTGTTTTTGTAACTTGTTCGTGctgttgcctgtttttttcctcttcaaagGAGCTGAATATACACCCAACCAAAAATATAGTGCAGGAGCAAAGTGCTGCGGTGTTTTCGTCGGGAAGCTATTGTGATACGTAGGCCTTAGGCTGGGCGATAAGACGATAtcgatatgtatcgcgatagacacgtaatcaacatcaatagaaaatgcgttcgatagaacgtttcgataatttatttttcctcggaagaaaccggagcaaagagtctcgccacgccggcactcgtcctctggtacctagcaacgt
This Scophthalmus maximus strain ysfricsl-2021 chromosome 16, ASM2237912v1, whole genome shotgun sequence DNA region includes the following protein-coding sequences:
- the cntd1 gene encoding cyclin N-terminal domain-containing protein 1; translation: MALSSFRCKFRETSVDLLTDVLIDLNNRNKDQLNSVSTCNHNLRDKRVTEYILLITEELRLDPLVGYHAVELLQRFMVKHLTDLLTSHTPQDAAADRPTRHEDAIFDEIKEKFPIIVFSCVQLASKLSLHSHIITNSTAVHFLHSVGLSVSKQTLFESEMMILKGLEFRLNSPNPLTYVESLLEVLGHNEPCVPVERLHDLCRHVLQFVSLERTDVYDSLLKTTTQCVSPSREQREKFATVTEDCMLLGVVVIAVATFIFSVTKWEQVVEELSHITGISSRSIHDFAHVILTHIVRPSSQ